A window of the Sabethes cyaneus chromosome 1, idSabCyanKW18_F2, whole genome shotgun sequence genome harbors these coding sequences:
- the LOC128732818 gene encoding peptidoglycan-recognition protein SA-like isoform X1, with protein MQTNKLVFLLLLAMMESDSVSSAETPSVCPNILKRAQWNAAKSTNVTYQIRPVPFVVIHHTVTAECNDAMVACKPIIRSIQDLHQKTNRWSDIGYNFLVTNGGNVYEGIGWHRVGAHTRGYNSKSIGIAFVGNFDRVLPSAKAVLAAQKLLECGVQLGELQPDYYLYGARQLSSTNSPGDTLYDLLLDWEHYDSSPVV; from the exons ATGCAAACAAATAAGCTGGTTTTTCTGCTGCTTCTAGCGATGATGGAAAGTGATTCTGTTTcaagtg CCGAAACTCCGAGCGTTTGTCCGAACATATTGAAGCGTGCCCAGTGGAACGCGGCCAAGTCAACCAACGTAACCTACCAAATCAGACCGGTACCGTTCGTGGTAATCCACCACACGGTCACGGCGGAATGCAACGATGCGATGGTCGCCTGTAAACCGATCATCCGTTCAATTCAGGACCTCCATCAGAAAACCAACCGCTGGAGCGATATCGGCTACAA CTTCCTGGTCACCAACGGTGGAAACGTCTACGAGGGCATCGGATGGCACCGGGTTGGAGCCCACACCAGAGGCTACAACAGCAAATCCATCGGCATTGCGTTCGTTGGAAATTTCGATCGGGTTCTACCCTCGGCGAAGGCCGTGCTGGCGGCCCAAAAACTGCTCGAATGTGGCGTACAGCTGGGCGAACTGCAGCCCGACTATTACCTGTACGGAGCGAGACAGCTCTCCTCCACGAACAGCCCGGGCGATACGCTGTACGATCTGCTGCTGGATTGGGAGCACTACGATTCGTCACCGGTGGTTTAA
- the LOC128732818 gene encoding peptidoglycan-recognition protein SA-like isoform X2 gives MMESDSVSSAETPSVCPNILKRAQWNAAKSTNVTYQIRPVPFVVIHHTVTAECNDAMVACKPIIRSIQDLHQKTNRWSDIGYNFLVTNGGNVYEGIGWHRVGAHTRGYNSKSIGIAFVGNFDRVLPSAKAVLAAQKLLECGVQLGELQPDYYLYGARQLSSTNSPGDTLYDLLLDWEHYDSSPVV, from the exons ATGATGGAAAGTGATTCTGTTTcaagtg CCGAAACTCCGAGCGTTTGTCCGAACATATTGAAGCGTGCCCAGTGGAACGCGGCCAAGTCAACCAACGTAACCTACCAAATCAGACCGGTACCGTTCGTGGTAATCCACCACACGGTCACGGCGGAATGCAACGATGCGATGGTCGCCTGTAAACCGATCATCCGTTCAATTCAGGACCTCCATCAGAAAACCAACCGCTGGAGCGATATCGGCTACAA CTTCCTGGTCACCAACGGTGGAAACGTCTACGAGGGCATCGGATGGCACCGGGTTGGAGCCCACACCAGAGGCTACAACAGCAAATCCATCGGCATTGCGTTCGTTGGAAATTTCGATCGGGTTCTACCCTCGGCGAAGGCCGTGCTGGCGGCCCAAAAACTGCTCGAATGTGGCGTACAGCTGGGCGAACTGCAGCCCGACTATTACCTGTACGGAGCGAGACAGCTCTCCTCCACGAACAGCCCGGGCGATACGCTGTACGATCTGCTGCTGGATTGGGAGCACTACGATTCGTCACCGGTGGTTTAA